In Paenibacillus stellifer, the DNA window TTATACGCCACAGAACATGCGCACCGGTCAGCACGCAAGTTCTGTGGCGCATCCGAATAATAGCAAGATGCTAACAGCATGAGCTTGCTCGTCAGCCTTACATGAGTCTTTAGCAATGATGAGAGAACGTGACGAGCAGTATAAGCATCTTGGGATGCTCCAAGTACTCTGCTGTCTGAGGAGAGTATGTATGTGGTGGGGAACAGCAGACGGCTACAAAACGCTGCCCTGCCGTTCGGGCACGGCATGCACCGGTGAACCGGGAAGGTTCCGGGCTGGAATGCCGACAGCCGTCGAGTAATCAGGTACATTTTTGACGACTACCGCGTTAGCCCCGATTTGGACGTGATCGCCGATAACAACCGGACCAAGTACTTTGGCCCCTGCCCCGATCTCGACATGGCTGCCGATCACCGGCTCGCCTTTGTCGTTCCGGGCTCCGATAGTGACCTGCTGGTAAATGGAGACATGGTCGCCGATGACGGCTTTGCAGCTAATAATGATGCCGTTCAGCCCATGTGGCAGGCGAAGGGCGCAACCGATCCTCGTCTCAGCCGGAAGCTCGCCTTGGTTCATGATTCGGATGAACAGGATATCCATCAGCTTGTACAGCAAGTTCAGCACACTGCGCAGAATCGGAACCCGAAAATCATAATACAGATAGTTGCCGAACCGGTAGGTTACGAGGACAAGCAGAATCATGGGGCCTTTCCGGTTCACCTTCAGATCGCTGGCAAGCTTGCTTAACACCACATCACTCCTTTCTTGGACTCGGATATTATAACATGAAAAAAATGGATATGATGGAATTTTCGCATTTTAAAAGTCAGTCCGGTTCCATTTCTTCTGTTGTGATGCCCATACTTGCCAAGGGGTATTATAATTAGAGGAAAAAAGTGACTATGCCCTTCGCTGTCCGGAAAAGAGGAAGAATCACCGATGAAATCGTACAAAATCTATCTGTTCTTGATCTTAGCCAATCTCTTCTGGGCCGGAAACTACGTGTTCGGCAAGTCGGTCGTCGCCGAGCTGTCTCCTATACAGATGACCTTCTCCCGCTGGCTGATCGCCGTCTGCGTGTTGTTTCCGATCGCGCAGCTAGTGGAGAAGCCCGACTGGAGAAAGGTGTGGAGCGAGTGGCGGATTCTGATTGTCATGGCGGTGCTCGGGGTGGCGGGCTACAACTTCCTGCTCTACGAAGCGCTGCGGTTCACCACGTCCATGAACGCAGCTCTCGTTAACGCGATGAATCCGGCACTCATCGTGCTGGGAGCCGCGCTGCTGTTCAAAGAGAAGCTTACGCGCACCCGGGTGATCGGACTCCTGGTCTCGCTCTTCGGCGTGCTGCTGGTGCTGACCAAAGGCCGGTTGCAAATGATTGCGCAGACCGACTATAATGCCGGCGACCTGCTTATGCTGGCTGCCATTGTGGTATGGACGCTGTACTCGCTGCTTGGACGAAAAATCCGGCATCTGCCGCCGATTGCTTCCACCGCGGTATCGGCTGTGCTTGCGCTTCTCATCATTTCCCCGTTCTTCCTGGCTTCCGGAATGAAGCTGCCGCTCAGCAGGGAAGCAACAGCTGGCATCCTGTACATCGGATTGTTTCCCTCGGTGGGCTCATTCATCTTCTGGAATGCGTCCATCCGGGAGATCGGAGCGAGCCGCGCGGGCATTTATCTCAACCTGATTACCGTATTTACCGCAATACTGAGTCTTCTGCTCGGCAATCCGGTGACGCTGGTTCAGATCATGGGCGGGCTGCTGGTATTTACAGGCGTCTATTTGACCGGTCGCAGACAGGGTTCATAACCTCTTGATCTCAAAGAGAGAAGGAGAAATGACGATGAGAAAAATAGCGGCATTGATGCTGCTCTGCATGCTGATTCTGACCGCCTGTTCCAATATCGGCAAAACGCTGACGTTCTCGGGAACGGGTCCGAACTGGGAAGTAATTGTTACATCAGTCATCCAGTCCCGGAACAGCGAAGCCATCCGTTATTTGGGCGGAGACTCTGCACCGGAGAGCATCAGCTATGTTATTGAAGGCGGGCCCGGCACGCTCAAGGGCAATCAAGCGCTGGACAAAGGCGTCCTGAACCATAGCGGAACCGCCTGCAGAGGCTGCCTCGTTACCCAGGAGGACGACAAGCTTCATGCCGAAATCACTTGGGGCGACAAGACGGAGAAGATCGATTTGATCAGGCGCTGAAGCAGAGAGAGGCGGACGACATATTTTCCACACATCCCGGACTTATAATGAACTCATGCAAGCGATCATAATGAAACGGGAGAGATGAAAGATGAATTGGTCTTCGTTGCTGGTGCTAATCTGCCCGCTGATGATGTTGTTCATGATGTTCGGGATGAAAGGGATGCACGGTCACGGCTCTGGCCGGGGACAGCATCATCATGCGGCTCATGGTGGAGGCGCGGATTCAGGCGTCCGCCGGGAACTGGATGAGCTGAAGGCGCAGAATGCGCAGATGAAGGAAGAATTGGAGCGGCTTGGCGCCTTCCGCAAATAAAATAGCAATTTAAAGATGCCGGGGCTTCCCGGCTCTTTCCACTTGTAAGAAGCACAAACAGGCAGCCGCCAGATAAAGAAGGTGACTATAGATGACACAGCTCAAGGCGCTGGTCGTGGATGATGAATGGAATATGCGTAATCTGCTGCGCATTTATTTGACGAAAGAGGGATTTCAGATCGCGGAGGCCTCGACAGGGCGGGAAGCGTTGAACCTGGCGTCGCGTGAGAAGTTCGATATTGTGCTGCTGGATATTATGATGCCGGATATGGATGGCTGGCAGGTGTGCGAGGCGATCCGGGAGAAAGATAATGTTCCTGTCCTGATGCTGACGGCCCGCTCCGACACGAAGGACAAAATTCGGGGACTGGAGATGGGAGCGGATGATTATTTGACCAAGCCCTTCGAGCCGGGTGAACTGGTTGCCCGCATTCATTCTCTGATCCGCCGCTCTGCGCTGGTGCGCCAGGCAGCTCCCAAAGAGGCGGTGCTTGAATTTCCGGGGCTGATCATCCGTCCGGATGCCCGGGCTGTGACTGCTGCGAACACGGTGCTTGATGTGACTCCGAAGGAATTCGAGCTGCTGGCGGTTCTGGCGGGACATCCGCAGCGGGCGTTCGGCCGTGAGGAACTGGTGGAGCGGGTGTGGGGTTTTGATTTTGAAGGTGACAACCGGGTCGTGGATACGCATATCAAAAATATCCGCGAGAAGCTGCAGAGAGCGGGGCTCGGCTACAATCCGGTGCAGACAGTGTGGGGCATCGGCTATAAATTCCAGATCCCGGACGGTATCCAATGAGAAACAATGTGATCGGCCTCAAGCTGGGCCTTGTTATCTCAGGCTTGTTCCTGATTGTGCTGCTCGTGCTGGGCACCGCTGTTGACCGCATGTTCTCCTCATTCTACTATGCCAATATGGAGAAGGAGACAGAGGAGCTGGCCTCTCATTTTACGATGATGGCGGAGTCATCGATGGCTGAGTCATCCGGTGCCGGTATGGGCGGGATGATGGAGACGTTCGCGGATTTTTCCGGCGTCAGCCTGTTCAATGTGAACAGGGAAGGCCAGCTGACCATGCATTCGGGAATGGATATGATGATGTCTCCCGTTCTCCCTTTTGTCCATAGTCAGCAATTGGACCGGATCTTCAGCGGACAGAAAGTCCGCTTCCTGTATGATGATGAAGACGGCGGCCGGTATTTCGTATCGGGACAGCCCGTCGAAGCGGAAGGCAAAGTCGTCTCGGCGCTCTATCTGGTGTCATCGGCGGAATCGGTCATGGAATCGCTGCAGGGTGTGCGGCATCTGTTGATTCTGTCCGGCATCGGCGCTTTTCTGCTGGCGCTTGGGAGTACCTGGATTGTGGCGCAGTTTCTGTCGCGTCCGCTGCTGCAGATGCAACAGGCGACCCGGAAGATAGCGGCCGGCGAACTGGCGACCCGGGTTCATATCAAGAGTGGTGATGAAATCGGCGCGCTGGCTGGCGCAATTAATGATCTTGCTTCTGATTTGCAGCGGTACCGGGATACGCGCCAGGAGTTTTTTGCCAATATTTCGCATGAGCTGCGGACGCCGATCACTTATCTGGAGGGCTATGCGAATGTCGTGAAAGAGGGGATGTTCGCGGACGAGGAGGAGCGGGACCGCTATCTGGACATCATTCACGGCGAGGCCCGGAGAATCCAGCATCTTGTGGACGATCTGTTCGATTTGGCCAAAATGGAGGAAGGACGGATTCAACTCTCACCCGAGTGGATCGATCTGGGCGAGCTGGCGGAGCAGGCGGTTCAGAAGGTTGGACTCAAGGCATCTGAAAAAGGGCTGGAGCTTACGTTCAGGAGTGAAGGCCAGCCAAAGCCGGTCTATACCGACGGGGCGCGGATGGAGCAGATCGTGCTGAACCTGCTGGAAAATGGTATCCGTTACTCGGAGCAGGGAAAGGTGTCGCTGTCGCTGTTCTTTCAGGAAGAGGCCGTCAGGCTGGAGGTAACGGACACGGGAATCGGCATACCGGAAGACGAGCTGCCCCTGATCTTCGAGCGGTTCTACCGGGTCGAGAAATCGCGTTCCCGAAGCCTGGGCGGAACCGGCCTGGGACTCGCCATCGTGTACAACCTCGTGCAGGTGCTCGGGGGCACGATCTCCGTCACGAGCAAGCAGGGAGAAGGAACGTCTTTTATTCTGGAGTTTAACCGGATTGCCGAATTGGGCCTGCAGGAGGATGTGTGATGAGAAAAAGCGACTGGCTGATCGCCGCGCTCCTGATCGGCATGGGCATCATGTGCATGAGTGTTTCGGCGGTCTCCTTCCGCAGCATGCCGATGATGCATATCGGGACCGGATTGACGAGAGTTCTTCTCTGTGTCGGGATGCTGGCTCTCGTCCTTCTGGTGTGGAGCTATTGGCGAAAGAGACGCTAAGCAGGCTGTTTGTGTGAAAATCATTTGCCTGAGGGGTTGCCTTGCATTATTCTAGATAGAAAAAAGGCGCACCCCGCAGGACTGCGTTGACTTTGTGGCTTTGGGGCGCCTGAAAAGAAACGAGGGAGAGACGATGGACTGCTCTTTCTTTCCGCTCGGCGATTCAGCGGTGCTTGTAGAGTTCGGTACGGTCATTGATGAATCGGTCAACCGGCGCGTCAGGGCGGCCGCCCGGGAAATCGGGCGCCGCCCTTTTTCGGGCTTCGTGGAATGTGTGCCAGCCTATGCATCGCTTGCCGTCTATTATCGGCCTGCGGAGCTGGAGGCTTCGGACCCCGGCGTTACATATTTTGAGCAGGTATGCGCACTGCTGCGGGACAGAATGAAGACGGCTGATGACGGACTTGAGGAATTACAACGGGTTGTCGAGATACCCGTCTGCTACGGGGGCGAATTTGGGCCTGATCTGTCTTTTGTGGCGGAGTGGAACGGATTAAACGAGGAAGAGGTTATCTCCATTCATGCCGAAGGCCGCTATCAGGTCTATGCCCTTGGCTTCGCACCGGGATTTCCATATATGGGTGGCATGTCAGGCAAGATTGCGGCTCCCCGGCGGGAGACGCCTCGGTTGTCCATCCCGGCCGGATCGGTCGGGATAGCGGGAAACCAAACCGGGGTCTATCCCATTGAGACGCCGGGTGGATGGCAGATCATTGGGCGGACGCCGCTCTCGCTATTCCGGCCTGGCGAGATGCCGCCCGCTCTGCTGCAGAGCGGCGACACCATCATCTTCCGGCCGATCAGCCCAGGGGAATACGCAAGCCGAAGGGAGAGGTCACAGTGAGCATTCGCATTCTGAAACCGGGACTGCTCACGACCGTTCAGGATCTCGGACGCACCGGCTTCTCCCGGTACGGGATCATCCTCTCCGGCGCGGTGGATGACTTCGCAATCAAAGCCGCTAACTGGCTTGTCGGCAATGAGGCAGGAGCCGCCGCGCTTGAGATCACGATGTCCGGCTTCGCGGCGGAGTTTTTGGAGGACTGCATCATTGCTGTTACCGGCGGGGACATGTCGCCCGAAATCGAGGGGCAGCCCGTGCCGATGTGGCGTCCGGTCATCGTTGCGGCTGGCAGCCGGCTCACACTGCGCCGTCCGGTCTATGGCTGCCGGATATATGTGGCGGTGTCGGGCGGGCTCGCCGTGCCGCTCGTGATGGGCAGCCGCAGCACGTATCTTCGCGCCGGCATTGGCGGCTTCGAAGGCAGGCCGCTGCGGGCGGGCGACGTGATTCCGGCGAGCGGGCTGATTTCGGCGGAGTATGGAGAAGCTGCGAATCGTGAAGGGAAGCGGCTGTTAACCGCCGCTCCGGGGGCTGGTCAGACATCGGCGGATTCTGATTCAGGAGCGGGTGTTTCCAGTGACACCAGTGGCAAAGGGGCGGAACATGAAGCGAGATCAGTTGTAGAAATGACGGCGAAAGCTGATGAAGCCCGTATCGGAAGCATGACCCAGCTTCCATTGAAGGGGCCAGGCGCAGATTCAGCCAATCCAGGCTCAGGGCAGCGACTTGATGTTGAATCGGCGGCTGAACAGGCGGTAGTCTCCTCGCTGCGGGAGCAACCGCTAACAGGCGCTTTTCGTGCTGCTTCCTGGGGAATCTCTCGCTCGGCCCTGCCGAATTACCGGGAAAGTCCCGTTATCCGGATCATCCAGGGACGGCAGTGGGAAGACTTCACCCCGGAGAGTCTCCGGGACTTCCTGAACGGGAGCTATCTTGTTACACCCCAGTCTGACCGGATGGGCTGCCGGTTGTCGGGACCGGCTCTCCGCCTAAAATCGCCTAAGGAATATCTCTCGGAGCCGGTCTCCCACGGCACTGTCCAGGTTCCGGCGGACGGGCAGCCGATCGTGCTGCTGGCCGACCGGCAGACGCTCGGGGGCTACCCGAAGGCGGCACAGGTCATCAGCGTTGATCTGCCATTGCTCGCCCAGGCGGCACCCGGAACGCGCATCCGATTTGCAGAAGTGTCGCTAAGGGAGGCGGAAACGCTCTTAATCCGGCAGGAAAGGGAATTAAAGCTGCTGGAAATGATGATTGTTCAGAAGCGGAAGGAGTGCGGCTATGATTGAGATCGACTTGAACTGCGATATGGGGGAGAGCTTCGGCGCTTACAGGATTGGCAACGACGACGAGCTGCTGCGCGAGGTCACGTCGGCGAACATCGCCTGCGGGTTCCATGCAGGCGATCCCGGCGTTATGCGCCGGTCGGTCACCTCGGCGCTGGCTGCCGGCGTCAAGATCGGCGCCCATCCGGGGCTGCCGGACCTCGCCGGCTTCGGGAGGAGAAATATGCAGATTTCTCCCGAAGAAGCCTTCGATCTGGTCACCTACCAGATCGGGGCACTTGACGCCTTCGTCCGGCAGGAAGGCGGTCGGCTGCGCCATGTGAAGCCCCATGGCGCGCTCTACAACATGGCGGCGGTGTCCCGGCCGCTCGCCGACGCCATTGCCGGGGCGGTCTACCGCTACGACCCGGCAATGGTCCTGTACGGCCTGGCAGGCAGCGAGCTGCTGGCCGCGGGGAATGCGGCCGGGCTGCGCACGGCCAGCGAGGTGTTCGCCGACCGCGCCTACATGGCGGACGGCTCGCTCGTACCGCGCGGCGTGCCTGGCGCGGTCGTTCATGACGCGGGCGAGGCAGCCCGCCGCGTCCTGCGGATGGTCCGCGAAGGCGCGGTGACGGCGCTGGACGGAAGCGCCGTTCCGCTGCTGGCGGACACCGTCTGCATTCACGGCGACAGCCCGGGCGCGGCCGTCTTTGCGGCAGCGCTCCGGCGGACACTGGAGGCCGAAGGCGTTCTTGTTACTGCGCTGTGATTGCTCACGCGAATCAGGCGAGCGATTCAGAGACCGAGACCACATGTTTCACCGGGACCGCGTATTTCATCAGGACCACAACTTTCGTTGTGACCGCGGATTTTGATGGGATTACGCGGCGCGGCGTCCTTTTTTTAGGAATAGGCTAGGTTGGTTCATGATTCGGGAAGGCGCCATAAGCGTCTTCCTTTTCTTTTTCCGGGCGAAATAGACAGGGCACTCCAGGGGTGTATCGATTCGGATTAAGGTCATCGTTGATCTCGCCGCGCATCGGAATATGAGTGTCTTATAGGCTGAAGCTATTAATAAGATAGAAATTATATATTTTAATTATTGAGTGATCTATGCCAAAATAATCCCTACACCAATCATAAGGAGATGGGATTCATGGCTTCGGTTCATGTATGGAAATCCGAATTGTACGACAGCAAGCTGGGGTACGTATCACAATTTGGGAGAGGCGTCATTGACTTGTTGAACCCCGCAGAAGGGGAGCGAATTCTGGATCTGGGCTGCGGAACCGGAGATTTGGCTTATGAATTGACCAAGGCCGGAGCAGATGTAACGGGAATGGATCTCTCCGGAGAGATGATCGGGAAAGCGGCAGCGAAGTATCCCGAAATCCCGTTTGTTGCCGGCAATGCCGAGGATTTTGCGTTCGGGGAGCCGTTCGATGCGGTATTCTCCAACGCTGCACTGCATTGGATGAAGAATGCGGAGAAGGTGATCTCCTGCGTATGGGACAGTCTGAAGCCTGGCGGAAGGTTCATCGCCGAATTTGGCGGCAAAGGAAATGTGGACACAGTGATCCGGTCTATTGGCGAGGTGCTGTCCGGGAAGTACGGAATCGATTCTGCTTCGCTGAATCCCTGGTATTTTCCCAGTATCGCCGAATACAGCACTCTGCTGGAGCGTCAAGGCTTCCGGGTCGTTTATGCGGTTCATTTCGACCGTCCGACCCCTATGGAGGATGGGGAGAACGGGCTGTCGCACTGGCTGAACGGACTTGCGGACGATTTCTTCAAGGAGATTCCAGCAAGCGAAAGAGGCCCGGTCTATGACCAAATTGCCGATAAAGCCCGAAGCAGTTTATTCCATGACGGCCAGTGGGTTCTGGACTATGTAAGGCTGAGAATCGCCGCGGTCAAAATGTAGCTCGTCCTTCGTCTGCATCCCTGATCAGTTCGCCCGGAGGAAGAACAATTTCGGTGAAGCCCGCCATTAGCCGGGTCTTGAAGACGATCGGCTTGCGCGCTCCCGCCAGAATGACGTTCTTCGGAGCCGCCGGATCGGGAGAAGGCAGGATGAAGGCGAGAGAATGCGGGAACACGGAGGCCAGGGTGGAATGCACCGACCGGATCAGCCGGTCATTCTTCCCCCTGCCGGCTGCATTCATGATTAGCATGCCCCGGTTGTTCAGCTTCTTCGCGGCAAGTGCGAACATGCCCCGGGAGATGAGATGCGGGGGAGTTCCGCTTCCGCTGAACGCATCAAGCACGATATGATCAAAGCTTCCGTCGTCCTCCCGCTCGAGCAGCCTCCGGCCGTCTCCGATTGCGATCCGGCCTTCGGTGCTGCCGAAATAGATGCGGCTGAGATCGGCGACCGCTTGGCTAAGCTCGGCTGTTGTTACGTTTTTGCCGGATATGGCTCCAGACAAGGTTCCGATCCCGTGACCTATAATGAAGACGTCCTCGTATCCAGGGTGATTCCATTCCATCAGATGCAGAATCGCCCTAGGATATTCGAATACGATGCGGTCCGGCCGGTCGAGGTCCAGCGCTCCCTGCACCAATTCCTCCGAGAATTGAAGCACCCGAAACCTTCCTTTCTCCCCATACAGCTCATCGGTGTCCGCCACTACGATCTCACAGCCCTCATCGACTGTCTTATGCAGCACTTTCATTGTCATGCTCCCTTTACCCGGTGATTCTTCTTATGATAAGGGATTCAGGACCGGATTCATAGAACCGGCGCTGCGCTGTCATCCTTCATCACTTCCGCAGTTTAAATGGCAGCGATCGAAATCGGCCGTTTATAAAGCACCTCAACGGGTAACTATAGATATGGGCAATCCGGAATTGATTGGTTGCCGACAGCAATTACTAATTACTGCTGAAGGAGGGAATAGCATGTCGGATTATATCCAGAACGAAGCGGACATCCGCAACCGGGAAAATAAAGACGGAGACTCTCTGGCTGAGAAGAAGAAAATGGAGAACGGGGTCGATATCGAGCCCGAGGCGGACGAATGGGAAGCCAAGCCAGCTGCAACCTCCCATCCCGATCCAGCGCCCAAGAACTGAGGTCCTGGGCCGGACTAACGTCAATAACAGGCTGTCTGAAGCGGCAGCCTGTTTTTTTACGCGGATTTATATGCAGCTGTTGTTGTTTCGTGAAAGAATCGTCATCATGGTGAATTGAAATATGGATCGAGACTGACTGGTGATGCCTCTTTAGAAGTCATACAAGATGAAGGATTCAATTCTTCGCTCTCAACTACACCCAATATGAGCAGCCTTCTCAGTTTGAATAATTCGAGACATTATAAAGTCGGAATTGTATTTCGAAATTCTTTTGCCAACTTCTTTATCGAATCTATAGAATTCCATAGGGTTCCTCCTCGAACTATTTCGTACTGATTTTACTATAAGAAGTAAGTATTCTACAATCGCATGAATTAACATCAGGACCTTCTAAGGACGCCTTTAGGAGCTTTTCTTATATTTCAAATCCTGTATACTGGATGTATATACCGGTGAGAGCAGCATGCAGATTGCAGCAGTCTATGGAGAGTGCCACCCTATTGAACCTAAGGAGGAACCCGAACATGCGCGATCGAAATCGAAATGCCCGCCACCGGCTGAAGCTTCAAGAAGCCGACACGGGATCGTTGACGGAGAAGAAGAACGGCGGCTCCGGCTTCGGTGTTCACAGCGAGATGAAGCTGGAAACCTTGAGAAGGCTGAGCGAGAGCAGCATCCAGTCGCCAGGCCTGAAAGAGCAGTATCCGAAAAAATAAGCCAAGCCTTCATATTTTAATTTGTTCGTGAAACGGGTTCCCCTTAGAAGGGGCAGCCCGTTTTTTTTCTGCTTTCGGGAACAGCGGCGTCCGCATAATGAAGGAACCCTCAAGTCATACTAATGACGCAGTAATGAGGATACGTGAGAACACTGGCCGGAAGGAGAGGAACAACTTGATATTGAACCTGCTGTCCTGGGCGCAGGAAACAGCTTACGGGCGTTCGGGCGAACTGTTCTTCTGCTTCATGATTTATTCAGTCTTGGGGTGGCTGCTGGAAGGAGCGTATAACTGGGCAACGGCCGGTACGTTCCGGAAGGACGGACTGATGCTTGGTCCTTATAAGCCAATGTACGGCCTCGCTCCGGTTCTGCTGCTAGCGCTTGGAGGGCTGCGGATGCCGCTGCCTTGGCTTCTCGCCGCCGCCCTGATTGTGCCTTCGGTAGTGGAACTCGCCAGCGGGGTTATGCTGAAGGCGCTGTTCCGGCATCAGTGGTGGGATTATTCGGCCAAGCGCTGGCAGCTCGGCGGGCATATTTGCCTGGAGTTTTCTTTGTACTGGTGGGTGCTGTCTCTCTTCACGCTGGCGGTCATTCAGCCGCTTGTGTCGGGCCTGTACAAGCTGGCAGTGCCTGTATGGGGAGTGCTGTTCCCGGTCGTGCTTGTGCTGTTTCTAGCTGATTTGGCGGCAACGTTCCGGTCCCGGAGAAGAGCGGCGGAGATTGCGGGAATCTAGAGCTGCTATAGAGCGAAAGCGGAAAGACGGAAGACGCAAAAACGGAAGACGCAAAAACGGAAGACGCAAAGACGGCATCCTTGGGGTGCCGTCTTTTTCAAATCTAATGAACTTTTACAGCGTATTGCCTTTCAGATCCTGCTCCATCAACGTAATATTCCGTCTCAGCTCCGTCATGGATGTTCTCGAAATCCGCCCGGTTTCAAAGGCGGCATGCGTGTAATCCCGCTCCAGCTGGATGCCGATTCTCGCCAATTCATGAAACGCCGTCTCAAATGCTTCGCGTCCGGTTAGCGCCCCGCCGCCGGAAGCTCTTGCGATCCCCCGTTCGTAGCGCAAAATGAGAGAGCTTCTAGCCTCCAGCTCAGACGGGGCCTCCAGAAGCGCCTCATTCAGCTTGCGGACGACATACTCCCAGTTCCGGATCTGAAACTGATTCAGCTTCGGGGTTTTTCTTCTCCAGGCGCTTCCCGTTCGTCCCAGCATCCGGAACAGAAACCGGATTTGCTTGCCGGACAGCAGGTCGTTACGGTATCGTTCATGCTTCGTGTACATATACAATCTCCGGTTCAATACTCCTTGTCTGTCGTCGCTGCGCGGCCGTTTTTCGACAGATTTCAGCGGAGGAATGTGCTACAATGTGAGATGGATTTTTCATCCAAATCATGGAATCTCCGTCTGCGACTCTACTGTGCCGCCTGCGGAGCCGTGAATTTTGAAGGAGACCGCCATGACCCAATTTCTGATTTTTGCTGTTCTGCTTACTGTCATTATCCACACCGCCGAAACGCTGTCATACTCGGTCCGGTATGCCGGGGTGCGTATGAACAAGATTGCGATTGCCTTATCCCTGACGGGAATTATCGTACTTGTCTCCCGGACGGCCAATATGGTTCAGGGACCGCTTACCGGTCATATCGTCGATATCGCCAAGAAGGATTCCTCCATTCCGCTTCTTAACTACCTGCGAATCATTCTGCTCGGTGGTTCACTCGGTACGCTGATCGCAATCGGCCTGTTTCCGACCTTTACCGCGCTGTTCGCCCGCATCATCTCGAAGCTGGAGATTCAGGGCTCCGTTCCCCGCCTCCTCGGAAGCGTTACAATCGCCCAGCTCAAAAATACGCCGAAATATGTGAAACGTCCCAGGCTCGGGCTGCACGCCATCCGTTATCTCGATATCCCGAAGCGTCTGATTGCCACCAACATTCTGGTCACCGGGATTTATACAACGGGGGTCCTGGCTACGCTGTATGCGGGCTACAAACATCCGGAGCACGGTATGGCGATTTCGCAAGCGTCAGGGCTTATTAACGGCATCGCTACTATTTTGCTTACGGTCTTCATCGATCCCCAGCTGGGGCTCATTACCGATAAAGCAACGGTCAGCCAGGAGCATCGCAGCCGTCTCGGCAAAGTATATATGATGCTTATGGGCTCACGGTTCGTCGGCACGCTGCTCGCTCAGTTTCTGATTGTGCCCGCCGCCTGGTTTATCAGTTTGGCTGTACGCGTAATTCTCTAACCGCTCCGGATTTGGGAGACATTTGAAATTAATCGGCAAATCTACTATGGTAGAGTAGAGAATGAGGAAGTATGAAGAAGTCATACATACGTAAAAGGAATCAACAGAGGAGGATTTGGTGGATATGGTGAAGTTCAAGAAACTGATAAGAGAATGGGTGCCGACCCTGCTGGTCGCGGTCCTGTTGTCGCTGCTGATCCGCAGTTATGTCGCGGAGGCCATGAGCGTGCCAACCGATTCCATGGTGCCGACGATTCAGGTGGATGACAGACTCATTGTGGAAAAAATGCTGTGGGCTACTACTCTGAAGCATGGGGACATCGTGGTCTTCCA includes these proteins:
- a CDS encoding serine O-acetyltransferase, translating into MLSKLASDLKVNRKGPMILLVLVTYRFGNYLYYDFRVPILRSVLNLLYKLMDILFIRIMNQGELPAETRIGCALRLPHGLNGIIISCKAVIGDHVSIYQQVTIGARNDKGEPVIGSHVEIGAGAKVLGPVVIGDHVQIGANAVVVKNVPDYSTAVGIPARNLPGSPVHAVPERQGSVL
- a CDS encoding DMT family transporter → MKSYKIYLFLILANLFWAGNYVFGKSVVAELSPIQMTFSRWLIAVCVLFPIAQLVEKPDWRKVWSEWRILIVMAVLGVAGYNFLLYEALRFTTSMNAALVNAMNPALIVLGAALLFKEKLTRTRVIGLLVSLFGVLLVLTKGRLQMIAQTDYNAGDLLMLAAIVVWTLYSLLGRKIRHLPPIASTAVSAVLALLIISPFFLASGMKLPLSREATAGILYIGLFPSVGSFIFWNASIREIGASRAGIYLNLITVFTAILSLLLGNPVTLVQIMGGLLVFTGVYLTGRRQGS
- a CDS encoding response regulator transcription factor — encoded protein: MTQLKALVVDDEWNMRNLLRIYLTKEGFQIAEASTGREALNLASREKFDIVLLDIMMPDMDGWQVCEAIREKDNVPVLMLTARSDTKDKIRGLEMGADDYLTKPFEPGELVARIHSLIRRSALVRQAAPKEAVLEFPGLIIRPDARAVTAANTVLDVTPKEFELLAVLAGHPQRAFGREELVERVWGFDFEGDNRVVDTHIKNIREKLQRAGLGYNPVQTVWGIGYKFQIPDGIQ
- a CDS encoding sensor histidine kinase translates to MRNNVIGLKLGLVISGLFLIVLLVLGTAVDRMFSSFYYANMEKETEELASHFTMMAESSMAESSGAGMGGMMETFADFSGVSLFNVNREGQLTMHSGMDMMMSPVLPFVHSQQLDRIFSGQKVRFLYDDEDGGRYFVSGQPVEAEGKVVSALYLVSSAESVMESLQGVRHLLILSGIGAFLLALGSTWIVAQFLSRPLLQMQQATRKIAAGELATRVHIKSGDEIGALAGAINDLASDLQRYRDTRQEFFANISHELRTPITYLEGYANVVKEGMFADEEERDRYLDIIHGEARRIQHLVDDLFDLAKMEEGRIQLSPEWIDLGELAEQAVQKVGLKASEKGLELTFRSEGQPKPVYTDGARMEQIVLNLLENGIRYSEQGKVSLSLFFQEEAVRLEVTDTGIGIPEDELPLIFERFYRVEKSRSRSLGGTGLGLAIVYNLVQVLGGTISVTSKQGEGTSFILEFNRIAELGLQEDV
- the pxpB gene encoding 5-oxoprolinase subunit PxpB, with the translated sequence MDCSFFPLGDSAVLVEFGTVIDESVNRRVRAAAREIGRRPFSGFVECVPAYASLAVYYRPAELEASDPGVTYFEQVCALLRDRMKTADDGLEELQRVVEIPVCYGGEFGPDLSFVAEWNGLNEEEVISIHAEGRYQVYALGFAPGFPYMGGMSGKIAAPRRETPRLSIPAGSVGIAGNQTGVYPIETPGGWQIIGRTPLSLFRPGEMPPALLQSGDTIIFRPISPGEYASRRERSQ
- a CDS encoding biotin-dependent carboxyltransferase family protein, which gives rise to MSIRILKPGLLTTVQDLGRTGFSRYGIILSGAVDDFAIKAANWLVGNEAGAAALEITMSGFAAEFLEDCIIAVTGGDMSPEIEGQPVPMWRPVIVAAGSRLTLRRPVYGCRIYVAVSGGLAVPLVMGSRSTYLRAGIGGFEGRPLRAGDVIPASGLISAEYGEAANREGKRLLTAAPGAGQTSADSDSGAGVSSDTSGKGAEHEARSVVEMTAKADEARIGSMTQLPLKGPGADSANPGSGQRLDVESAAEQAVVSSLREQPLTGAFRAASWGISRSALPNYRESPVIRIIQGRQWEDFTPESLRDFLNGSYLVTPQSDRMGCRLSGPALRLKSPKEYLSEPVSHGTVQVPADGQPIVLLADRQTLGGYPKAAQVISVDLPLLAQAAPGTRIRFAEVSLREAETLLIRQERELKLLEMMIVQKRKECGYD
- a CDS encoding LamB/YcsF family protein, translated to MIEIDLNCDMGESFGAYRIGNDDELLREVTSANIACGFHAGDPGVMRRSVTSALAAGVKIGAHPGLPDLAGFGRRNMQISPEEAFDLVTYQIGALDAFVRQEGGRLRHVKPHGALYNMAAVSRPLADAIAGAVYRYDPAMVLYGLAGSELLAAGNAAGLRTASEVFADRAYMADGSLVPRGVPGAVVHDAGEAARRVLRMVREGAVTALDGSAVPLLADTVCIHGDSPGAAVFAAALRRTLEAEGVLVTAL